In Pseudomonas sp. R76, one genomic interval encodes:
- a CDS encoding type IV pilin protein: protein MGKDCQGFTLIELLIAVAIVALLAAVAYPGYTGYVKKAYRAEIVALLSEQVHYLERFYTRNGTFIDASGVSVGNERYRISAVLNPQEFHLVAAPAVGSVMAGDPCGEFSLSSSGVRSNPGASPDMSRKACWGQ, encoded by the coding sequence ATGGGCAAGGATTGCCAAGGTTTTACCCTGATCGAGTTACTGATCGCTGTTGCGATCGTCGCGTTACTGGCCGCAGTCGCCTACCCCGGCTATACCGGCTATGTAAAAAAAGCCTACCGCGCAGAGATCGTTGCGTTGTTGTCTGAGCAAGTCCACTACCTGGAGCGCTTTTACACGCGCAACGGTACTTTTATTGATGCAAGCGGCGTCAGTGTGGGCAATGAACGCTATAGAATCAGCGCAGTATTAAACCCTCAGGAATTTCACCTGGTGGCCGCGCCTGCAGTCGGCTCAGTCATGGCAGGCGACCCTTGCGGTGAGTTCAGCTTGAGCAGTTCCGGCGTGCGCAGCAATCCGGGCGCGTCGCCTGACATGTCGCGCAAGGCGTGCTGGGGGCAATGA
- a CDS encoding pilus assembly PilX family protein, whose protein sequence is MVLVISLVFLLVLSLIGLASMQGAVSQQKIAGGIWHRNQSFQTAESGLRLGELIVQRTGSVLPLCQSISACAPPQEAFSVVGAGANPVSAVNWAALKGGLYGVQSLGQAEGVVGLPAQTPAALFRVTAVGFSGQSRTVLETVYAQVNEAQGSRFRRVLWRQLQ, encoded by the coding sequence TTTCTGCTGGTGTTATCACTGATCGGCCTGGCGTCGATGCAAGGGGCTGTGTCCCAGCAAAAGATTGCCGGTGGCATCTGGCATCGTAATCAATCATTTCAGACTGCTGAAAGTGGGCTGAGGCTGGGTGAATTGATCGTGCAACGCACAGGGTCGGTGCTGCCGCTCTGCCAGTCGATCAGTGCCTGCGCGCCCCCGCAGGAGGCGTTTTCGGTGGTGGGTGCCGGGGCGAACCCTGTTTCAGCCGTTAATTGGGCTGCCCTGAAGGGCGGGCTGTATGGCGTTCAATCGCTGGGGCAGGCAGAGGGCGTGGTTGGTCTGCCCGCGCAAACGCCTGCCGCGTTGTTCCGCGTGACGGCTGTTGGGTTCAGTGGTCAATCGCGCACGGTGCTGGAGACGGTGTATGCGCAGGTCAACGAAGCGCAAGGTTCGAGATTTCGTCGAGTTTTATGGCGTCAACTTCAATAA